The Humulus lupulus chromosome 7, drHumLupu1.1, whole genome shotgun sequence region GGTGAAAACAAATTAAAAGATGATTAAAATAGCAAGAAGCAAGAAAGATATGTTATTTTTACAGAGATTGATATCGATCTACTGTTTAATTGTATGCAGTTTCAGAGTACAAAaaccatcatttttttttctttctttttctttttttgtggtGAATAGTCCAATCCCACTATACCACCTTGCTGTTCTTCACTGCCAATTTTCTCCCTTAAACAGCAAATTTAAGGACGTGCCCCCAAATTCAAACGAATAATATTGTTCtggaaaacacacaaaattactcaataaattttttttaaaaaaaataaaaaaacacagaTATCAAAGggatcatcatatatatatatatatttaaataaaaagattGTATTTGTTTTTCTCCAAGCACAAAAAAAATAAAACGCTAAACTAATTATATAATAAATCGAATATCAAACGTTTATTATTACTATTAATAATGAtaagtagtatacatgcataccCATATGAGAGATATCCGATtgttgatgatgaagatgatcTAACCAGTACCGGTGGCGGGATTGGTGGCGGTAGCGGTGGCGGTGGTGATTTTGGGCTTTggcctcttcctcttcttctcatAGCTAACGCCGCGTGCTTTGGCCTGAAAATCACGGACCTCTCGCAAGTAAAGCCTGACCGCTCGGGCACCAAAGGGGTTGGCTTCCGGTCGACCGCCGTGCTCTTCATAGGCTGCCCGGAGTCGACCGATGAGGGCATCGAGGCTGCCCCAGGCCTGGCGGAGCGGGCAGGGACAGGGAGCTGGAGGGTTCGGAAGACCGAAAAAAGGGCAGGTCTGGTTGTGTACCTTGGTCTTCCCGAACTGGTCGAGGTACCGGAGAAACTCCAGAACATGGGCTCCGCTGCACATGGGGAGAGAGAGCGGCGGCCGGTGGTTCCTCAGGTACTGGCAGAAGGTGTTCCAGTCCCTCCTCTTCTGGTTCTCGTAGCGGCTCGGCGTGGTGGCTCCGGCGGCGACGGAGGCTGAGGAGGCATCTGTAGTAGTGGTGATCGTAGTACCACTTGGTGAAGGAGCGGTTGTGCCCATATTGGTGGCTTTGTAGGCCATGGGATTGTTGGGTTCTGAAACTATATCCATAACAGTGATAAGAGgaagagaaatatatatattcGTAATTCTCTTTTTCTGAACTTGTTGTGTTCTTGTTCTGGTGTTGTTTCAGCTAGGGTTATAGTTCTGGTTTTGTTTCTAGTTGTGGTGTTTGAAGTTGTAATAATAAGATATGAAAAAGGGTATCTCTACCTAGCtctatatatatctatatttatatagATTGTAGAGGAGGTATAATCAGTGAATCTGCCATTTGATGCTAAAAGTGGAAATCATAAATTGGGAAAGAACTACCTTAGAAGAGGAGAATAGTAAGTAAACAAAAGAAGACTGCTGCATCTAGATATTGCATTTGCATGGTTTCCATATATATCTTTTGTCAGAGTGAGTTTagtgaagagagagagagagagagaaataagcAAGTTAAAGTGTGACTGGTGATTGGTGAGAGATTGaagaggaatatatatatatatttatataaatatatatataaaaaaaaaaggggaaaaagAATCACACACTTGTGTCTAAATTAGTTCTGGGATGAAATAATAGTAGAATAAATAGTTAAGGAAAGAAAGAACAGTAGATGATGaaggtgatgatgatgatgatggtgatctATGATTCTAATAATATCTTCTCTGCAAGGGAACCTTTTAAAACTGCAGTAGTTATTAGGTGAATGAAATCTGAGGGAAAAAGGTTTTTGGAGGAGAAGTTTGTTTCAATAATAATAGTATAAGCATAGGATCAGTCCCAATAATGTTTTCTCTTTTGAGGAAAAGGGCAttggagaaaaagaaaaaaagaaaaaaaaaactcaactcAACTCTGCTCTGCTCTCTAATAAGTGAGGAAAGTTAAAAGCACAGTgtttggagagagagagaaagagttaagaagggagagggagagagagagagagagagagagttttgaaTGACAGAAAGGACTGGGAGTTGATGAGTTGAAGTAAGAAGTAAGAAGTAAGAAGTAGTAAAGATGAGGTGTGAGGTGTTTTGCCATAATAGGACAAGTTTGGCAGAGAGAGAACAGAGATGATGGTGACCATAGGTAGGTTCCTATGCACATCACTAACTCACCCCTCCCTTCCTATCAGCGCGTGCATTTCAAACTACATATCATATTCATctacatgtatatatatttaaattagtGTAGAATACCTCATGCTAACGTGCATAATTACAATTTAACATTGCGTCTCACATAAGTATTAAAAAgtattgttaattaattatgaaGTACTACTTCACATTCATGTGTTGTTGGATACCTTAAATAGtaacactcatatatatatatataggacaattcttttataggggcttcactttaagctttaTCGGTAGGACTGTCAGTATTTCTcgatccgtgaacagttttcggtgcgattttcttttataaccgtgtatattgtagctatttaaagcatCAGCAGTGCAAACAATATTTTGTGTTGCCAAAAGTACataaatcatattaaaatattattaatttttcaaaaacAGAATAGGCAACGTTGCCTTACAGTGGCTACTTCTCTGGCCACAACAAATAAAAATCTCACTTAGTAATGCCATGTTGGCATTTTATCTGACAAATATAGTCAAGCCACTTCTGTGGCTACCAGCGTTCTAGATGCtcttagagcatcctacaaatttttagaaaattctgaatagtttacagtaccgaaaatttgGTTCAAACGTGTTGCTTTCCACGCacgtaaaaaaaattagtcacgagtgcaacatgtttgaacttagttttcggtactgtaaactattcggaattttctgaaaaattgcaggatgctctaaatagctacaatatatacggtcataaaaaaaatcgcgccgaaaactattcacgggtcgagaacactgagagtcccaccggtaaggcttaaagtgaagcccctataagaaaattctcctatatatatatttattttgataAAAGATATtgtataaattcaataaatacaGTAGTCTATATACAAAGTGAAGCCCCTTTAGaaaaattctcatatatatacTTGTAAACTAAAAGGGTTATATACTTTTTGGAGACtatttttttctcattatttCTTTATATTTGTGTTTTAGAAAATTACTTTTTgagttatttattttgtaaaatatttcaaataaattttaaaattcaatttTAATGACTAAAAAATTAAGTATAGCAACATATTTGTTGAACAGAATGGTTGTACTTTtgttcaaaaatattattttggttaATTATTTGTGAATTTAGTTCAAAAAATTTTAATCAAGATTGGGATTATAGTTCTTtctgaactattttacaaaatataaggtgagaaaagtaatttgttaaaattgataatgagacaaaatacaaagttaaaaaaattataaaatatatatacatatgaggTAAATTAATAGTGAgatatatatgatgatgaatAATCAGGGTGAAATTTATAGAATATAGTTGAAAGTATatgttaaaaaagaaaaataaataaagttattcGGTGTAtattatttttaagttgtatttttttgttttaagggTTTATATGCCATTTATTAGTTGAGtataaattgataaaaaaaaacgtTGTCACTGTCAATGTGATTTTCATTATCGTCCTATTCTTGTAGACTGAGTTAATGAGATGAGAAAGATAAAAGGTAGAaaaaaaatgttgaattaagagtactatttttttttaccaatttacaaaataaataatcttgtttgtaattatttaaaattaagtgtACAAATTTATCGATATTAAAATGAAATAGAAGGCCTAAAATTATATAAACTCAATAAATTTGAtccatttataatatataaatatgtctcgttaatattttaattttttttaaattccactattataaaaaaaaaaagtaatgtatattatttatatttatctcTACAAAATTTAAAAGTTGACAAATagaaatttgtttaatattattttataaaataatatactttatataattatttataaattattattccCAACATATAAAAAATGTATATGTAATGGTGTGATATATATTATATGGATAATCCTATAGTAGGCCTTCAAAAAGAGTCATACCGTAAGGTTTTTTGGTGTTCTCAACCCGTAaatagttttcagcgcgatttttttttatgattgtgtatattgtagttatttagagcattctgcaaatttttagaaaattccaaataatttacagtgccgaaaacagattattgcacacatgactaatttttttatgcgagtggaaaatagcatgtttgaacttagttttcggcattgtaaattattcagaattctaaaaatttgcaaaatgctctaaataactacaatatacacaatcataaaaaaaaaattacgtcgaaaactgttcaaaaATTGAGAACACAAAATAGCCTTTCGATAGGGCTCTTTTTGAAGGACCAAAGAAATTTCCTATATTATATTTTGTGTGTGATTATATCTTTAGAATTAGTTAATGTAAACAGTATTACTTCctctatttattaatttttgaaacaTCAAAACACTATTTTGGTCAAACTTTGAAATGAACATTGATTGTTATTAATATCCTTAGATATTTATATCGcactctcattttttttttataccaTCCTTTTCTTTTTCAGTGAATGAAACCAATATGTAATCTTGTAAGTCTTGTGTAAAAATAAAAGAACATGTGGatataataatttcaaaattttattgtaGGATCTATTTATCTTACAATTATACAAGGTAGAAAACATGATATTTAATCACAATAAAAGGAATGTAATTTATAATTGATATTGAAATAATATTGCTTAAAATTtcctattaaatttttttaatgaatattGAAAAGCGAAACTATCTAAGTTTTTGTACAGCTAATATATATATCTCAAATTTAAATCATGATACATGTGTTTATGTATATATTGCATGCTGAAATATCTAATAAGGAGCACACAAAAAACACTTATTAGCAAAAAGTAGTGATGAGCTGTGCCAATTatctttagtttttatttttttagggaatttttagtttttttcaacCATCTAAGAACAGTCACCTAAAAAcctatatgtatagattaataataatactaaatttTAGAACTAATATATAAGATATAGATCGGATATTGcggtatattttattttgttgaaggcctatatatataaatataatgtatGTATTCCAATTAAGCTAATATAGCTATTAGCTACCTCACTAATTTTATTATTGtggtattatttttttaaagaaatattattgtggtattatctaatattaacttaAATCTTTTAGGCAAATGCTAAGTGCACCCAATTTTTTGGTGTATTGGTGTACCCTTTATATTTTGAATAATTATAATTCTAACTTTTTATATGACAGTATATATTATAGTGACTACAAAAAACATCGCTTATATCGAGAACAAAAGTCATCGGTAGAAGCCCGAATGTTCTCGGTACAACTTCTACCGATAACAAGTTATCGGTATAAGGTTCTCGGTATATCCTCGTCGATAGGAAAAACTTCTACCGAAGACATTAAATATATTCTCGGTATAGGTTGTACCGAGGATAATTGTTCTCGGTATACAGTTGACAATAACGTCGGTGAACTCTATCCAATTTTGTCATCTGGATGggatataccgaggacaatgtcctcggtaaaGACTGAActgagattttttttaatatgtgtaatgtttattcatttatatatatatatatttattaatttaatttgaattaaatataaaactatagattaaaattaaaacacttatattaaacatataaataaaaacataagagtatgtttcttcaatcaaaataaagagttgtcctaaacatgaaaatggagtagtccatagtaataaactcatacataagtcctactgactcGGTGCTCGAACATCGAGATCatcaggtggtggtggggcacattgagatcctggagtgatacaatgagtctcgatgtgctcctctaattgtcgaacacgctctctcatctcagtcatctcttcatctctagtttgtggaggATCAATAGTAATTGGAGTTCgatcccttatgttaaggatacgcccatatcctttctggtggccacGTCGTTTTCCAAGGACATTTTGTACCAAAGACAAGTCGTTTTCCGATAAACAAGGCGCAcgcgaaactggtgtggaactctcagtatcagttgtctgTGTATGTTGTGTGTCGCGATATGCACGCAATTCATCCTatgataaaatatataatataattatgtattgtaaactatcaattaaaattttgaaaaatgtttaaaaaaacttaacgtacccaggttttttttgttgttttcgt contains the following coding sequences:
- the LOC133790681 gene encoding protein LIGHT-DEPENDENT SHORT HYPOCOTYLS 1-like isoform X2; its protein translation is MAYKATNMGTTAPSPSGTTITTTTDASSASVAAGATTPSRYENQKRRDWNTFCQYLRNHRPPLSLPMCSGAHVLEFLRYLDQFGKTKVHNQTCPFFGLPNPPAPCPCPLRQAWGSLDALIGRLRAAYEEHGGRPEANPFGARAVRLYLREVRDFQAKARGVSYEKKRKRPKPKITTATATATNPATGTG
- the LOC133790681 gene encoding protein LIGHT-DEPENDENT SHORT HYPOCOTYLS 1-like isoform X1, with the protein product MDIVSEPNNPMAYKATNMGTTAPSPSGTTITTTTDASSASVAAGATTPSRYENQKRRDWNTFCQYLRNHRPPLSLPMCSGAHVLEFLRYLDQFGKTKVHNQTCPFFGLPNPPAPCPCPLRQAWGSLDALIGRLRAAYEEHGGRPEANPFGARAVRLYLREVRDFQAKARGVSYEKKRKRPKPKITTATATATNPATGTG